One stretch of Hymenobacter chitinivorans DSM 11115 DNA includes these proteins:
- the pseB gene encoding UDP-N-acetylglucosamine 4,6-dehydratase (inverting), producing the protein MSLDLNHKSILVTGGTGSFGKKFVQTVFEQFPQVKRLVVYSRDELKQYEMSQVFPHSKYPAIRYFIGDVRDGERLKRACEGIDVIVHAAALKQVPAAEYNPMECIKTNIFGAENVITAALDCGVKDVVALSTDKAAAPINLYGATKLCSDKLFVAANNMKGSRDLRFSVVRYGNVIGSRGSVVPFFLQRRHTGVLPITHPDMTRFNISLEQGVDLVLYALEHAWGGEIFVPKIPSYKITEVAKAIGPECKQEIVGIRPGEKLHEAMITETDALSTVELQKYYVILPFTPRWDVEEFIQHFHGKRVPDGFYYDSANNEEWLTAEQIREEIRLHVDAEFEA; encoded by the coding sequence ATGAGCCTCGACTTAAATCATAAATCCATTCTGGTAACGGGTGGTACCGGTTCTTTCGGCAAAAAATTCGTGCAGACCGTCTTCGAGCAGTTTCCGCAGGTCAAGCGCCTGGTGGTGTACTCCCGCGACGAGCTGAAGCAGTACGAAATGTCGCAGGTGTTTCCCCATTCGAAATACCCGGCCATCCGCTACTTCATCGGCGACGTGCGCGACGGGGAGCGGCTCAAGCGCGCCTGCGAGGGCATCGACGTTATTGTGCACGCGGCGGCCCTCAAGCAGGTGCCGGCAGCCGAGTACAACCCGATGGAATGCATCAAGACCAACATTTTCGGGGCTGAAAACGTCATTACGGCCGCCCTCGACTGCGGCGTGAAAGACGTGGTGGCCCTGAGCACCGATAAGGCCGCCGCCCCCATCAACCTCTACGGGGCCACCAAGCTCTGCTCGGATAAGCTCTTCGTGGCCGCCAACAACATGAAGGGTTCCCGGGATTTGCGCTTTTCGGTGGTGCGCTACGGCAACGTAATCGGCTCCCGGGGCTCGGTAGTGCCGTTTTTCCTGCAGCGCCGCCATACCGGCGTGCTGCCCATTACCCACCCCGACATGACCCGCTTCAACATCTCCCTGGAGCAGGGCGTGGACCTCGTGCTGTACGCCCTGGAGCACGCCTGGGGCGGGGAAATCTTTGTGCCCAAGATTCCTTCCTACAAAATTACGGAAGTGGCCAAAGCCATCGGCCCCGAGTGCAAGCAGGAAATTGTGGGCATCCGCCCCGGCGAGAAGCTGCACGAGGCCATGATTACCGAAACCGACGCGCTGAGCACCGTGGAGCTGCAGAAATACTACGTAATTCTGCCCTTCACCCCGCGCTGGGACGTGGAGGAGTTTATCCAGCACTTCCACGGTAAGCGCGTGCCCGACGGCTTCTACTACGACTCGGCCAACAACGAGGAATGGCTGACTGCCGAGCAGATTCGCGAAGAAATCCGCCTGCACGTGGATGCCGAGTTTGAAGCGTAA